The DNA window ACAGTTCCGTCAACCAGCGGGTCAAAAGTGAAACTGAACGAACAGCAGGGAAGTTTCCACCTCCACAGAGAAATTCCTTTTGTTTGCGGTTTACTGCGACCTTGTTGTCAGGTGACCGATCAGAGCAACACAGCTGAGCAGGGAGGTGACTTCATCACAAAGAGATCAAAAACGTCCAGTTTCTTTTCCACTTAAATGAAACTCGGGTTCAGTGTAGGTTTTGAATTGATGCGGCACTGAGTCACCTGTTGACTCCCTCCCTCCGGATGAGTCGTAAATGACGTGAAGATACCCGGGATACCCGCAGCTGGCTTCACATGAGACCTGTCACACAGCTCAGCTGACGGCACCTCAAACTGTCCACGGTGAGTTCTGACCACAGAAATAAGATGTCAGTCTGTTTCTATggttcaaactttttttttttcctttatcaactagttcaaaataacttttaactttaaatTTATAGCTGAAATTGTAAAAGATGttgtaaatatttttaatgtattgtCAGAATTATCAGACATGACTATGGGGTGTACTAGTTCATGTTCAAatgtctgtctctttaaatTTTTGCAGATGtctgacaacaaaacaatcGTTTTCTTTGACCTGGAGACCACTGGATTAGGTAACACTGATATAATGTTTGTCTGCTTATCACTTTATCACTCTCAGATGAAATATTACCCTTTATTTACCTTATTAGATGACAGTCAGTGGTATATTgtgcacttttttaaaaaatatttacttatatttttATGTTCTTTTAATGGGCTCAGAGGTTTATATTTGATCTCAGAAATAGGGGAGAGCGGGGTCAGTTGGGACACTTTTGAatcaactagggctgccccctaatagtcgaccaaacgttagtcgaccagaaagggcATTAGTCAgtaagatttcattggtcgcttagtaacagaagaaaaaaacaaacaaaaaaaattaaactctattaggagctgcgccttgtcaaaataaatccaaacctatatgactggaccatgtgggaatttattttgaaaggacagacacaggaagtgtccacgctcagcagtcagacaggagtcaggttaatttccagggctggtgcctgtggttattccacaggctagttaataacatgtcgggcaggaaatccaaagtgtgggatcattttgagaaggtgaaggacgaacccaaggtgatatgtaaactcatcttcattggtcgactgcaaacatgacgtatcatctgaaacatggaagtagctacatgcccattagcccacagcgtcattaacaggtggctcgctcagtgtgtgacgtgcacttgtagataaaatataggcctatattaatgaaggttcattagtatggttttgtatttctctgtaatgtagcacagtgttaacaatgttactgatactattctccctcacaccttcaactcaaatcattgtgttgccctgcccaaaatatatcatttaataattacattaatatcataaacatgtgggcaactagtcgactaatgttCCTAAAAGATGACTATTGGTCAagtaggaaaattcttagtcaggggcagcctaAGCATCAACAAGACTTAACCTTCCTTCTATTACTCACAGATGACTTGAACAGTAATGACAATAATTTGGTCCCTGAGGAGATACAGGTATCTGCTGACAATTTATAAAGTTTTTTTAGAGCCCAACCCAAACATGAAAGAGTGTGTTTCAGTTTCTATTTCATAGGTTTCAAATCTCACATTTGCATCTGTCTCGTTTAGTTAGAAAAGGGTGCAGCAAGACTTGGCTGGCATCAAACTCTGAACCAAGATTACAACACAGGGGACATGTACGTGCCAAACCACAAACTTAACAGACATGCTGTTCATGCTGCTGCCACAGGATGCCACTCCTACATGACAGATTTGTATGAGAGTTGCAACCTACAGATTAAATGATCAAACAGTACATATtctaaaatattaaatacagaGCCCTGTGAGCTTGGCAAGATTTAAGGGCGGATTCAAAACCAGCAACTGCACGGCCACAGACTCCTCGGGGCCTCTTTAAATcaatatatgtattttaacaATGGATTCAGAGACTATGAGGATTGTGTGGAATTGTGATGgatatttttcagtgttttctgatattttaaatCCTAAATGATTAATGTAGAAATTGAGATTGCAGATTAATACATGATGAAAATTAGTTGCAGACCTGGTTGTTAGATATGTCTGTCAAAATTACCCTTCATGTCAAAACCTTTGAAGGAACAGTGTGGCTGAAACCAGATGTTAAGAGGAAGATTTTCACTGTAACTTTAAAGCGAAGTTCCTGAGTCTGTGGTTTTGACTTTGTGTTGAATGACTCGGTGGCTGCACGCATGATCTCACATTTAGCAGGATGTCACGTCTGGCTGAATACtcgattctgattggctgcagggtgtccatTGAAACCTGATACTGGAcaaggaaactataaaagaTGTTATTCTAGTTAGCCCTTGCGAGGGTTTTATgtctcattcctgcaccactgtAAGACCTCATGAAATATAGAAATATCTTTCATTGCCAAGTCACATTTAAGGGtgcgttcacacctgccctgtttggttcagttcaatcaaactcaagtttgtttgccccctaagtgcggttcatttgggcaggtgtgaacacagcaatcacaatcaggtgtgcaccaaaacaaccaggcCGAGAACTTCTTGAAGTGGtgtcagtccggttacaaacgaactctggtgcggttcgtttatggtgagaacgtgttcattgttcattcacattgtttgggttaaacatgagcatgttacagtcctggaggattattaatgtgcacctcctcctgtactgccttaatatgcacattcagcacatccaatgcatcaaaacattgttttctagttggagctgcgcctcgttttcaaactgtatggtttgactaaaatgaacaatgacagcaatatagtccacgatgagcagcgctaaaatcaacctgcgtagttgtccctccattgtgacattagaaagtgtcacatttatcttgcaagtgtactctacttcaacgtttggtttacttcctggatttttcccgcatggaaattctgaccaatcaagagcagctttctcacacaaggcatttgacctggtccacttgtaaatgctgctgtgagaacacaaaccaactctaggcaattataaaactttgtaacaaaattagtccctgattcagaccaaaggagacaactctaggtctgaaagcaccgtAAGGTTCCTCCTATTTACCAGAGTAGTGGAGAATGTTTGCATTGCTTAAGAACCTTATGGGGCAGCGATGATTGTTCCAGGTATTAGATAAACCCTCAGGTGTTGGTTGCAAAATGcatgaaaatataaattaatgGGTTATTTCTTCGGCAAATGACCGTGAtagaagtgagaatgtgttggtggaGCAGAAGCAGGAGCAGATAAATCTATATCTCCTCATGGTATATCTTGTCGTCAGCCACTCCTACGTCACTCAGATCTCTGAGATTataaactacatttatttatattttctttttctcttttcccttCTGTAATCCATCCCTTCTCTGCTTTcagacactgctgtgtgtgacatcatccaggtgTCAGCCATCTGTGGAGAGAGGGTCTTTAATGTCTACACCCTCCCCCGCCGCCCCCTCACTGAGAGCGCCAGACAGGTGACTGGTTTCACGGTCACTGATGGCTCCCTGTTTCTCCACGGGAAATCTGTGGACACCGTTCCTCTTGTTGATGCTCTCACGTCCTTCATCAGCTTCCTGCGCTCATTCCGCTGCCCCGTGCTGTTGGCGGCCCACAGTGCAAAGCGGTTCGATGCACCTGTGCTCACCAGGGTGCTGCGAAGGCTCTCCCTACACCAGGAGTTCCAACAGGTGGTGTCTGGGTTCGTGGATACCTTCCTGCTAAGCAAGAACCTGTATCGCAATCTGAGCAGTCATTCTCAGCAGTACATGGTGCGCCACTTCCTGGGGAGGACCTACGAGGCACACAATGCAGTGGAGGACGCCACGATGTTGCAGGAGCTGTTCAACTCATGGAGTCCCACCAAATGGAACGTCTCCAGAGTTACTCTGTCAACCTACCTATTTTAAGATAAGCTACAGAGAAGATGGATGATATTTATGACcattagaaaaaaatgaaatgatgcaTAGATCCAGGTTCTTGTGATGGGAGACAAATGATGCATGTTACACCCCAAACTGGACCCAAACTGACAGAAATGTCAATTCCATATTGTGTAATTTGTTTAGTGTTGTCTATGTACTGTAATGTGTCGTACACAAACGTGTTGTACTGTTTTGTCTTTCCAGTAAATTGTAGCACAGTTTTCCTACAATAACCATTAAACTTCCATTTGATTCTTACacacaactttgttttttttttttttttatgcctctgtgccggtGATAGCCCCGACCGAAGGCATCATGTTTTAGGTTCTCCATCCGTCCCGTTCTTGTGAACGCGAGGGAATCCTTCACATTTGTTCAAGAATGAACTTAAAGGAATATTCTCAATGGTGTAATATATACAAAGGggaaaagatttttaaaaaaactaggAAAAATTATGTAGAATAAGAAATTGGGTTTATGACATGTGGAACTGCCCAGtaatatcaaatcaaatcatgtttattCATATAGCATATTTGAAAATAACCACAGTTGACCAAAGcactgtacaaaataaaagactgacacacaaatatatagcaatataaaatgtacacatatataaaacagataaacaccagtaagaacaattacatacataaaataagatgataaaatactaaaatattaaaaccagtACAAAAAAACCTAAAGCCATTGAAATCATGTATGTTTTAAGACTTCATATAATCCAATTAACTGCATGTGGAAGAGGAGAATTAGACTACAAGTAAAGTTTTTGTTACAAAATATGAATGGTATCATCGAAATATTCCTCTTAACAGTAGGCTAATACTTAATGTTATTGTACATTAAATGACAGGATTTTGAGATTcctttcattttcagtgtttaaactaaaattatCTTTTTAGGGCGAGAGACCCTCTTTAAATTATGATAACTATGTTTAGTGTTTCATGTCCTCTTTAAGTATTGGCACATACTGTATaataagttttttttgtttctttacaaaATATATAAGTATAACCAGTGTTGGTATGTCCACCAACCAAACAGATGTACTGTAAGATTAAACTGAACATCAGCATTTTATTAACCGCCTCATTGCGTTGCCATTTATATCCTGTGGAGGGCAGCACTGTGCCGGAGACGGTTGTATTTGCTCCACAtttcacagaagaagaaaaggttTATTTGCGCATGCGCGAGTCTGAAGCGTAGCAAAGTAAAATATCTTGGTTCAATTTAGTTTTTGTTGGAAAATAATCATTTAGTTTGCTTTAGACTTACACTGTACAGTTTATAGATACACATGTTCAGGACAGTTCTTTTTTTAACGCCCGGCTGAaagttctttttcttcttctcgtCATGAAATTCATCTTTAACGaggcttttgttttgaaagttTTGTCTCCGCCGGGGTTTAAAAACAAGGAGGGAAAATCTTCACGGGACACAAGAAGCTAAAAACGCGCTGCAAATGTCTCTAATGTGTTTTTGCTtagtttgtttttcacaaaacgTCACTGTGGCTGTCAGGCTTGATTGACACGGTGGCCGTGGCGGGATGCAAACACCAGACTCTGACGGAGCTGAACAGTCTCAACAGCCGCTGGTTTTCTTTGACGTGGAGACGACTGGGCTGGGTAAGATCACTGCATGCTGTCATATCACTTATGACAGAGAAAACTTTATGTTTTGTAACCAGGGGGAGTTTCACAGTTATTCACTAACGTTACAGGTTAAATAAATGGCTGTCGTTAACAGTTCACTCTGCCTGCTAATGGAAGATACAGGAAGATTAATATCTGTCAGATGTTTCCTTTAGACAAAGCTTTCTATTTCAAATTGGGTCTGTTTAAAATGACTTAAGATTTTGCCCTGTTGTAGTTAATTTAACTTGATAGTGGGATAGCAAGTAATGATTAAATTATGTTCTTTTGATCCATGTTTTAACTGCTTATTTTCAGATGTGAAGCAACACAGTGAAaccagtgaatttctggcagtTTTGCATGATAAGAATAAGCAATTATTACATGTGTGGGCCATGAGCGAGACCATATAAATGTGGCTACAATCTTTTCTcgttttttaatacatttacatCTCCAGTGTGTCAGCCCCCTGTAAATATTGTTGCAATCAGTTTTATGATCAATTTTGTGAATGATTTTTGCATCAGTGTGACGTCTTACCTTGATTTGTCAGATAGGCTATTTGATTTGCTGAATCAACCCCAAACTATTGTCTTCTTATTTTATCCATTAAAGGGATAGCTCAGATTTTCTTAAGTGGGGTTGGATGGGGGATTTATCCACACTTAGcatgttacatacagtagatgtcagttgacACACCCCCAGGTTGGAGAAGCAGGCCGGAGTCCAACAGGGAAGCTAAGTCCCGTTTCATAGTCCACGCAAAGGCACGCAGATGCGAACGCATTGGGACGCATCGAGACATGAAGCGTGCTTgcgtctcaaaatgtgttgtccatttttttgataCGCGATGCAGTGACGTGTGTAATACCATGTGTTGCCAGCGGGGGTGATAATGCAAGTGACATACTTCaaattaaccactttttgttattcacagaagaagcaggtatgaCATTTGGCGggtgaagaggaaaaactttgcgaGCTCGTACGGGCACACTcccatttatatgacagttctagtgccctgcactttaataaaatagcagtactagctagctac is part of the Epinephelus lanceolatus isolate andai-2023 chromosome 5, ASM4190304v1, whole genome shotgun sequence genome and encodes:
- the LOC117262734 gene encoding DNA polymerase III PolC-type-like yields the protein MSDNKTIVFFDLETTGLDTAVCDIIQVSAICGERVFNVYTLPRRPLTESARQVTGFTVTDGSLFLHGKSVDTVPLVDALTSFISFLRSFRCPVLLAAHSAKRFDAPVLTRVLRRLSLHQEFQQVVSGFVDTFLLSKNLYRNLSSHSQQYMVRHFLGRTYEAHNAVEDATMLQELFNSWSPTKWNVSRVTLSTYLF